The following is a genomic window from Salmo salar chromosome ssa23, Ssal_v3.1, whole genome shotgun sequence.
CCTTGAAAAATATGGTCGAACATCTTGGACACAGTCCTATTATGCCTCAGTGGGTGGGAGTCATGTCctggagggatcagccaatcatGAACAAAATGGACTATTTTAAAATGGAGATAGTATGGACAGCTCCATTGAGgctgtcacagacgctataatggcacagataaagctttttatttaacttggcaagtccgttaagaacaaaatcttatttacaatgacggcctacgcccTAACCCGGAcggtgctgggccaattgtgcgccgccctatgggactcccaatcacggccggttgtgatacagcctggaatcaaaccaggttcAGTAGTgattcctctagcactgagatgcagtgccttagactgctgcgccactcgggagcccagttaGTTAATGGACTCATCTCCTATCTCTATGGTTACATCCACCTTGGGGAAAAAAACACTGACAAAATAGCTGATGAAACCAACACAGTAAAAGTATAAACGTTTTAATCAGCGTCACTTCTCAGTAGTTGATGGTTGAAAATATGATCAACAGGACCTTTGTGTCAGCAGGTTATGCATGATCTTTTTGCCCCCAACTGattttaatagaccaataacagagACGTTCAAACCTCTCTGCCATTATGAACTTGTGTTAAGCTTACAAATCCCTGCCATTTCAACTGGGCTGGGGTTATTCTCCCccttcccctgctaacttggtaACTTGTCTCTTTCCGACCCCAGCCCAGCGTCTTATACCGCGTTCACGTACTAGTCGAAACTAGGAAACTCAAATGtcagacttgctaactggttgaacaCAGCAcatgtataactacaaccagctaGCAAGTCAGGaatttcagagtttcctagttcccaCAAGCACGTGAACGCGGCATTAGACCACACCCAGACAGTTTGGAAGAAATTTCTTGAAAAATTGTGGTTAGCAaaaagcattttttatttttggagGACCATTGTAACTGAAAACAATTAAAGTAAGTAAtttattgttacccagaaattatttgatacagTGTGAAGAAGCTATGGAGATCAAAGATCAAAACCGCTACCCTGAGCCTTTAAAGGGGGGTTTATAGGGGAATCCTCTTCACCATTATCCTTacgattggagtccaactgtagTCCTAGGTAGGccattctgtctctctcagccAATCCCGGCCAGTCTTTCTGGGGATATCACACAGACTTCCTCCTCTTGCCAAACATGTTGTTGATGAGCTTGGCCATGGACTTGGAGCTGCTGTAGCGGCGTCGGTCGGCACGGTACTTGAGGTGCTCCATCACTTGTCTGATGAGCTGGGTGAAGAGGTTGGCGATCTCCTGGTAGCTCTCGGCCGCCGACACCTCCTGGAAAAGGCAGCGGTTCTCCTGCGCCAGCGAGCGGCCCTCCTCCTCACAAACCTGCCGGGCGTGGCACAGGTCCTGCTTGTTGCCCACAAGACAGACTGGCACCTCCACCTCCCTGGCAGAGTAAAGCAGAGACTGAGAGTCAGTGTATTTTCATTTGGAGAATCGAGGTGTGCTTCTAGTTTGACTAGGTATCAGAGCAGGTATCAGAAGATGGGGCATTAGCATCTCATATGAGGGAAAAGTTAAAGCGTATGACAACGACTAACTGACTTCATGCCACACATGGTTTCTTAATGTTTTTAGGCTAGTTTTAATAGGCGGGACTAAAAAAAAGCAAGCCTTTTACTGTAGGTCTAGAAATCCTGCCATTACAAACCACTGAGCTCCAGAGATATGCTGCTCTATCCAAATTAAGCCCATTCCCACTGCCTTACTGAGATGTTTTTGTCTATGACAGTTTGATGTATATGGGTGGCCCAGATTCATGCCCTCGCTCAGTCTGTTTGGCTGTTATAGATATAATGCTTGTCTGTTTATGCAGTCTTTATAAGGTGAATCCCTAACACGATCAACAGCATTATTCCAGACAAATTCTTTCCCAGTGCCACAGAATTCAAACTTTATAGAAAAGATGCATGCCTTGTCCCTCTGGGCATGGGTTACAAAACGCACCCTGAGACTTTTAACTCTGCCATTcacccagtctgtctccccaTCTCATTGCGCTGTCCAACAAAGAACAAAAAAATAGGAAAAGCATGTGGATTTCCACTCTTTTTATTAAAAGAAACAGAGGTACTGCAAATGGTTTTGCCTCTCACCAAGCCTCCCAAAAATGTAATTCCCTGTTCAGAGGAGCTCTCACCCTTTGCAGTTCTCAATCCGTGTCTCTCTGATCTGCTGCAGAATGTTTTCAGCATTGATGAAGGATGTTCGGTCGCTGATGTTGTACACCACCACAAAGCCATCAGCCCAGTCCACCGGCTCCTCCAGTATACACCTAGCCTCAGTTCCCTGTCAAACAACACTGCCACAGTTAGGTAGCTCAACACTGAGACGTGTTCATTAGACACAAAACAGAAGAGAACGGACTGAAACAAGGGAGGGACTATCTGATCTAATAAGAAACATACATTTTCATTAATGAACATGATTATGATGTGTTCTTCTTAAATTCTCTAAAAATGTACTGACGTTTTCTCTCAAGATTCATTCTATGCATCTCATACAATCTCCGCATGAATCATTTTTAGGTTAAATAAGATGAAATCAGTCCTGTATCAAAACAGTGACCGTGGTGTATATGGCAAATGACAAGTAGCTCTTTCACACGCCGTACCCCTTGGCTACAGGTGCTGCAGAGCAGTGAACATTCCAGGCTCACACcaacctctctctgtttctctctttaatGACATCATGGCTTTTCTTTATGAAGGTGGAGGCCGTAAAGATCGAGCCATGGGACAATGCATCTAAAGCCACTGTAGCATTCCTCTTAGGTCTTGGCTTACAGTGAGCTTTAGCAGAGAAGTACAATAGATTGGCCTTTCCCCCTCTGGGCCTCAGCCTCAGGGTGTTCCAATAAAGCAGAACTTTGTAGTAAAAACCCTCTGAGGTCTCTGGCCTGGTTGGCTACGCACAGAACAGCTTGTATGGCTTTCTTTCTTCAAAGGCAGACTCATTGGCACTCACTGCATTGGGATACACTCGTAAATCTCATCAGATTTAAAACTCTAAGGTATGGATTGTCCATGTGCCTGCAGAAAGTAAACATTAGACTGCTCCTGGGGTTTGTGCAAGGGGAAAACCAGGTCACAGAAGTGCGGTACAACGCTACCCCAATGTTGTGACAGGTGTTGTTTAGGAAGATTTGGCCTATGTTGTATTCTGTTGTACCTGAGAGCAAGGGTCGAACACCTCCAGGTTCAGCTGTCTACCATTGATGCACAATGTTTCAACAATGTTACAATAACGTTACCCAAACGCTATGACagggtttttttgttttgttaaaatACTGCTGTTTGGAGATTTTCTGTTGTACCTGAGAGCATGGGTCAAACACCTCCAGATTCAGCTGTCTACCGTCAATGGATAGTCTTTTACGATACAGTgaatctagaacagagaagatatCCATTAGAAACCTGTGAGTAAACTAACCCTATTTACCAGTACAGGGTACATACATGTGTTTGCATGTATTACATTGATGTGCAGTGATTGCTTTAAGAACAAGAAGCACAGGTGTAATTTCTACACCATAATTAGGAAGATGGATAATAATATTTGATAAACATTGATTGGTGTTGAGATGCCActgcacatacactaccgttcaaaagtttggggtcacttagaaatgtccttgtttttgaaagaaaagcacatttttggtccattaaaataacatcaaattgatcagaaatacagtgtagacatt
Proteins encoded in this region:
- the LOC106584607 gene encoding ras-related and estrogen-regulated growth inhibitor-like protein codes for the protein MNDIKLALLGSEGAGKSAVLVRFLTKRFIGEYASNTNSLYRKRLSIDGRQLNLEVFDPCSQGTEARCILEEPVDWADGFVVVYNISDRTSFINAENILQQIRETRIENCKGEVEVPVCLVGNKQDLCHARQVCEEEGRSLAQENRCLFQEVSAAESYQEIANLFTQLIRQVMEHLKYRADRRRYSSSKSMAKLINNMFGKRRKSV